TGGTTGGCCCGGCAGCGCAGCGACGAAATCAAGGAGCTGGCGGTCGAGCGGCTGATCGAGCAGCCTGCCGCTGGTCAAAGCTTCTTGAAGCTGGAAGAGGGCCTGCAAAGTGGTGGCGAAGCCCTGGTCGAGCGCATAGAGCGGGCCAGTGACAACGAGCGCAACCGCGAACGCCTGCGCCACATCATCGGGATTGAGCGCTGGGGCCGCGCCCGCGTGCAAAGCGCCGTGCTGCACCGCCCCTGGGTAATGGATGAGCACCACGACTACAAGCCGCCCAAGGACAAGTCCCTGAGCGAGCTGGCCGAGATCCTGGCGGAGCAGCGCCGCCGCACTGCGGCCCTGGCGCACACCCTGCACGAGAATCCTCCCCGCCTGAACGAAAAAGTGCCGCACAATGGCCTGGGACCGCTGAGTGTCCGTGGCTGGCTACGCTACTTGCAGTACCACGCCGACGTGGAAAGCCGCAAGCTGCTGCCCTGAGATTGGCTCAGCGCCTGGGCGGACCGTCCACGCTGTCCGCAGCACCCACTCCAAAGTCACTCAGGGTGGCCCGGAACACTTCGGCGGGGGTGCGGCCCTGGTTGACGGGGGCGCTCAGGGCCCGCTGCGCTGCCTGGGCTGAGGCCAGCGGCCCAAAGGCTCCCAGTTCGGGCAGGTCCTGGGACTGGCCCTTGTTCCAGGCCGCCGCGTGAAAGCGCCCGAACATCCGCGCCCGAAAGAGGCCTGGCGGCTCTAGCGTCACAGCAGGTGTGCCGGGGGGCAACGCTACAAAGTGGGCCGCAAAAGCCAGCTCGTCAAGCGCCTGCACCTGCAAGGTGGCCTCGCCCAGTTCGCGCAGCAGGTGGTCGATCACCTCGAACACCTGCGCGGCGTAGTCCTCAACTTCTTCGCGGCGTGGCAGGTAGCCCCTATGAATCACAGCGTTGCGGAACTCGGCCCCCAGGGTCTGCGGGCGCAAAAAGTCGGGTGGACGGCCCTCACGGGTGAGGTACGCGAGCGCCAGCATGCCGACCTGACGCTCGCTCTGACGGTCCACCAGTTTCCAGGTGGCGGCCAAGCGGGCCTGCGCGTCTTCCAGGCTTTCGCCCTGGCCAGCAGCCTGCTCCAGCACCGCTGCCCGCACATAAAATTCAAAGCAGCGTTCCAGCGCCGCCGCAAAGCTGGATACCGCCTCGCGGGCATAGCCGCCCAGCAGCGCCGCCGTACCCAGATCAAACAGCACTTCGAACTTCTGCTTGCGGACAAACAGGCAAAAGGACTGCTCGCAGTGCAGGCAACTCAGGTCATACACTGCACTGTCGCCGTACTGGACTGGCACCGTCTGGGCGCAGTGAGGACAGTTTACTTCCAGCGCTGCAGGGCCACCCGTCATCACTGCACCTTCATCAAGTCGGTCTGGACGGTGTAGCGGGTGGTCATGTGCATCACCAGCTGATAGGGCACTTCACCGCTGCTGGGCAGGCCCAGGGTACTGCGCATCAGCCCGGTCAGCTGTGAGGCTTCGGGAAGGCCATCAGTCCGGTACCGACTCAGCACTTCGGTATCACGGCGGCGCAGGGCATAGGGGGCCGACACCGGATCACCATGTTCGCCGGTCCACAGCACCGTAGCCTCCCAGGGCTGGGCGCTGATCTGCTGCAAAAAGGTCCGCTGCACTGATCCATCTGCCGTCGGCTGCTGCGGACGGGTCGTGACGGTACTGACCACGGGACCCACACCATCCAGCAGGCCTTCACCCAGCCCCTCGGTCAACACCCTGTCCAGCGCCAATTGCACCTCGCCGCTGGCCTGCACCACTTGACTGGCCTGCCCACCGAAGACGCCCGCCGGGTCAAATCCAGCATTTCCCAGGGCCACCTGCCAGAGCATCTCCGCATCCAGTTCCTCCAAAAACTCAGCCCCGGTGCTGGGCCAGCGCAGTTTGCCGTCTAAGACCGTTCCGTCCGGGCGCAGGGTATGTTCGGTGCGGATTTCCAAACGGCTGCCCGGTACACCCGCTATATCGGGGCGCAGATAGGTCAGGGCCAGACGTACCGTGTCAGGCTGCTGGGGGGCCAGCACCCGTACAAAGAACTTGGCATCGGGCAGCGGCGGTGAGAACACCTCACGCAACCCCTCCCACATTGGCCCGGACAGCAACCCCTCTTCATGGAGTGCCCCGGCCAACACGCCGTCCACCAGTTCCGGGTCCAACGACCAGACATCTGGGCGCAGCGCCATCACCTCGGAAGTGGAGTGCACGCGGTATTCCAGCAGCGTGCCCGGCTGTGGGTTCAGGCGCAGTGGGGTCAGGCGCGGCCCAGGACCAGCCGCACCCGGCAGCCCTGGAGAGGGCTGGGCCGGAGCCGCCGCCAAAGTCACGGTTGGCAGCAGTAACAGGGCCAGCAGCAAAGCGTGGCGCACGACTCAGCCCTTTGCCGTCAGGTCCAGCGTGTCGCCGGGCTGCATCACCTGCACATCGACTCCACGCGCCCGGCCCAGCCGTGCGAACTCCTGCGGATCGCCCACCAGCGGCGGGAAGGTGCCGTAGTGCATTGGGACAGCCACGCGGGGCTTCAGCCACTCCAGACAGCGGGCAGCGTCCTGAGGCCCCATCGTGAAGTGATCGCCTACGGGCAGCAGCGCTGCGTCCAGGCCGCGTTCGCCAATCAGGGCCATGTCCGAAAAAGCGGCAGTGTCCCCCGCGTGATACAGGGTCACGCCGCCCATTTCCACGACCAAGCCGCAGGGCATTCCACCGTAGCTGCCGTCAGGAAAGGAACTGGAGTGAAAAGCGGGGGTCAGGGTCACTTGGCCCCACTCGCCGCGCACCGTGCCGCCAATGCCCGCTGGAATGGTTTCCTCTGCGCCGTGTGCCTGAGCGTAGGCACCAATTTCAAAAGCCGCAATGATCGGCACACCTACCCGGCCAAAGTCCAGGGCGCTCCCCCAGTGGTCGCCGTGTGCGTGGCTGATCAGCACAGCGCTGATGTCCCAGTCCATGGCTTCTTCCAGTGTGACTGGGCAAGTCGGGCCTTCCAAAAAGGGATCAATCAAGACACGGTGATCACCGGACTGCAGGAGAAAGGTGCTGTGGCCGAGAAAACGGATCTGCATGGGGAAACCTCCAGAAGTGAGGAAAGCATCTAAAGAGTGACGCCCAGTCTAGCGCGGCCCGGCAGAACGGCGCTGCGAACGACCCAGCAACAGCAGCAAGAACAGCGCCGTGTTGACCAGCACCACGGTAGCCCCGGCAGCCGTGTTGAGGTAATAGCTGGCGTACAGACCCAGCGTGCCACCCACCAGACCAAACAGCGCGGCCAGCCCCATCATCTGGCCCAGGCTGCGGGCGTACAGCCGGGCAGCAGCGGCCCCGGTGATCAGCAGACTGACGCTGAGGGTGGTGCCCACCAACCCGATCACCAGCACCACCACCAGTCCGATCAGGGCCAGTAACAATTGCTCCAGTCGGCGCACCGGCAAGCCGATGGCCTGCGCTTCGGTGGGGTCGAAGGAAGTCAGCAGCAGCTCCTTTTGCAGCGCCAGCAGCACACCACCCACCCCCACCACACTGGCTGCCGTGATCCAGAGGCCCTGCGCGGTCACCCCCAACGGATTGCCGATCAGGAAATGGCTCAGGTCGGTGGTAAAGGTAGGTGTGCGCGAGAGCAGCACGATGCCCAGCGCGAACATCCCCACGAAGACGATGTAGGTGGCACTGTCCTGCTTTAGACCCGAGCGATCACGCACGGCGTTCATGCCCAGAGCGGCCAGGACCGCTGC
The sequence above is a segment of the Deinococcus radiophilus genome. Coding sequences within it:
- a CDS encoding DinB family protein, with translation MTWTKRLSSQLNDPQDSMWDWLDEDDLEPQRGFPWWTLLLTGAAVAGAVWLARQRSDEIKELAVERLIEQPAAGQSFLKLEEGLQSGGEALVERIERASDNERNRERLRHIIGIERWGRARVQSAVLHRPWVMDEHHDYKPPKDKSLSELAEILAEQRRRTAALAHTLHENPPRLNEKVPHNGLGPLSVRGWLRYLQYHADVESRKLLP
- a CDS encoding metal-dependent hydrolase — its product is MQIRFLGHSTFLLQSGDHRVLIDPFLEGPTCPVTLEEAMDWDISAVLISHAHGDHWGSALDFGRVGVPIIAAFEIGAYAQAHGAEETIPAGIGGTVRGEWGQVTLTPAFHSSSFPDGSYGGMPCGLVVEMGGVTLYHAGDTAAFSDMALIGERGLDAALLPVGDHFTMGPQDAARCLEWLKPRVAVPMHYGTFPPLVGDPQEFARLGRARGVDVQVMQPGDTLDLTAKG
- a CDS encoding metal ABC transporter permease, which codes for MELLTDPLQYGFFVRALVALALVSLLCAAVGTWAVLRGLSYVGDAMSHAVLPGIVIAFLAGGNLLLGAGIAAVLAALGMNAVRDRSGLKQDSATYIVFVGMFALGIVLLSRTPTFTTDLSHFLIGNPLGVTAQGLWITAASVVGVGGVLLALQKELLLTSFDPTEAQAIGLPVRRLEQLLLALIGLVVVLVIGLVGTTLSVSLLITGAAAARLYARSLGQMMGLAALFGLVGGTLGLYASYYLNTAAGATVVLVNTALFLLLLLGRSQRRSAGPR